Part of the Lycium ferocissimum isolate CSIRO_LF1 chromosome 6, AGI_CSIRO_Lferr_CH_V1, whole genome shotgun sequence genome, AAGAGTTTTGAGTTATTCAGTAAAGTCTCCTACCTTCTCTCTCTAGTTTGATAAATTTCTTCTATATAGCCATTGTTGAGTCTTTCGCCTGTGCTCATATTATTCCTTtgagtatttttattttcttcaaattggtatcagagcttctaCGATCCTGGTAAAGAATAAAAGAGCTTCCGCTGCCGGCAGGCGGCTATAACCCATATATGCCGCCCGTTAGGCCAATGATTTTGTTGGAACACGCCGGGCCAATAATATGCATGTGAAAAATAGTCATGCTGAGAatgattggaaaaaaaaaatattgcagGTTTCAAAAGGTGTAAACAAATATGCACAAGAGGAAGGAACGATCTTTTCTAAAAATTGGAGAATtgagttaaaataaaaaaagttggcgagaaagtgcatcaacaagTTGGAATGTTGGAGATAAAGTGCTCTAACGAGtgaggttgaagagaaagtgcttcaacaattgaaggttgatgagaaagtgcatcaacaaattgaatgttggagagaaagtgctccaacgattgtgaaggttgaagataaagtgcttcaacaattgaaggttggtgagaaagtgcatcaacaaaattggAATATTGGAGAGAAAGTCTTTCCAACgattgtgaaggttgaagagaaagtgcttgACAACAATTGAAGGTTGATGAAAGTCGCATCAACAAAATTGGAATattggagagaaagtgctccaacgaTTATGAAAGAAGAAAGTGCTTCAATAATTGAAGGTTGgtgagaaagtgcatcaacaaattggaatgttagagagaaagtgctccaaaGATTGTGAAGGTTGGAAAGAAAGtgtttcaactaattggaagatGGGGAGTGACAGTTGAaagaaagtgcttcaacaattgatGGGTTGGAAAtaagtgcttcaacaattggAAGATAGTGACAAGTGCATCAAGAATCAGATATACAGTTTTGAATTACGGGAGAACgttggaaataataattcaaaattgtaggaaacaaaaattggttaggatttgatattttaatccaTGTCCAATTAGGATTTATAATCAAATTAGTATAGGAATATGTTTTCCTGTTTTAAGTTAAAATAAGttttatactattataaatagggctgctgctatttattttatatgGTGGAGATTGTAGAGAGtattgagatatatatatatatatatatatatatatatatatatatatatatatatatatatatatatatattatgtaaagACGAAAGACAGAAAATATAATAGAGATTTAATCAAAAGTAATGTTTTACCAGGAAGAACATTTTGACGATTACTATGAATAAAACTGTAAAAGACTTGATTAAACTAAACGTGCTTATAAACGGTAAAATCATGCCTTTCTCACTTATAAGTTGCTGTCttgttgtgtgtatatatatatagacgaaAGACAGAAAATAGAATAGAGATATAATCAAAAGTAATGTTTTACCAGGAAGAATATTTTGACAATTACTATGAATAAAACCGTAAAAGACTTGAGTAAACTAAACCTGCTTATAAACGGTAAAATCATGCCCTTCTCACTTATAAGTTGCTGTCTTGTTGCTGGTGGAACTTGGAACTAACTAATCCTTATAGTCCTCATCCAAGTCCAATTGATGATGTTTCTGTGTTCCATCTTTTGGATATTATatgtcattttcatcacatttaTTTTACTCTGATTTTCCATGTACCTTCACTAAATATGTGTTCAGATATTTGCACTAGCCATGTCTGGTCAATTGTCATTATTTGGTTTGTAAACAAGTTTTGAGTTTGAAAACCCACAACCCTGGGATTATCCAGCACTTGGAAGAAGaactagaaaaaggaaagaaaaaagtgaTAACTTGATTTTTAGTCGTCGTAGTAAATAAAATGGAACAGGATTTTGCCTGAGTGGTAGAGTCGTGGAAACATTTGTTTCTTCCGTATCTTAGACCTTAGCTCCATGCTAAACGATACTCCGTCTATCCAATATTATGTGACACTTTCTTTTCGTAAACAGTTCCCAAAAGAATGACatctttctctttttaaaaactACTTAATCCTAACATCCCCATTTACTCGCAATGACATAACTTCTTGTGAGTTGGATTAGGGGTCTCGAGTTAGAACCCGAGTATATAATTGTCTTTGGTAGGAGTACTTTAGCCCCAAAGCAGAGCTTCACAGAGCGAATTTGAATTAGTCTTAGTCTGGCTCCAAAGCAAGTTACAGACGGGTGGGaaacccacaaaaaaaaaaaaaaaaaaaaaaaaaaaaaaaaaaaacatcgaACTCTCCAACTCGAACTCGGGTCAAATAACTTTTCACCAGTAGCACGTCGACAACATGGAATTAAAATCACGTTCCAAATTGCAATATTTTACAAtacaccaaaaagaaaaatgtttgTTGTTTGATACAATTTGTCAAGATGAACCTAAGGATGTGTTAAAACAAATATACCATAGCAAATAATGTCACAACTAGCAATTGTATGATATTAGGATTGACATGGAAATAACCTTATCAATCAAAGGATCTTTCATTTGTCATCTCATCATAATGTTGTTCAAAAATTTGCACCAAATATGATGACAAATAACCATCAACCTAGTGTTGCTTCCCTTCTTAGTACCTGTACAGGCTGTATCATCAGTATTGAAGCACTACTCAAGCTTTTTTCAAGAatcccattaaaaaaaaaaaaaaaaaaagaacttgtaAAAGATGAAATTTACTCTGTGCACTGTGGTAGTCATAATattctttcttctatttcattttttggggaaatttgCATTTTAACCTTCAATTTATTGATAAGAGCACTTTTGATGCCTCTAGGATCTACTTATGAATCTtcacaaatttaataaattattaggTGCTTAAATTCGTAGTGTTGCTCCATATTTGAGCGTTGTGCAATTCTAAAATAGTCTAAACATTACAAATTTCTTATATAGAGAGGGACCAAAGACACATTCTTATTAGCTTAAGGTTAAATGTGCTTAGTCAACTATTAGAAGGACTAAGATCTGAATTTACATTGGGATCAAAATTGCAATTATCATAGCATATGGCCATTTTACAATTGACCTGACCTTGGCTTCACGCAGAGATGACTAACAATCTAATACTATCGTCACGTAAAGAATTACTCCATCTGCTTCATTTTATGTGACACTATTTCCCTTTTAGTatgttccaaaaagaatgacacctctatatttcaaaacaataagctttaaactttgcagtttatccttaatgacattattttatagccacacaaatgtcatgacatgttttaacaccacaagttccaaaagtctttttttttttttttttaattttaaaaactcGGCGTCTAGTCAAACAAGTTCACATAAAATTAGGAGGAGCAGCTAATTGCATCAGTGGCACTTAAAAACTCAGTAGAGAAGCCAACTGGTATAGTTGAGCGGAAAGATCGCAATGATTTACCTCTTCAGCAAATTTTATCAAAATTGTTGTCCGTGGTCGGTGCTGCCCCTCCACAGGGACAAAATGAGCTGTCACTACCGCTGGGAAACCCGCATTTTCCAAAACTCCctttgagaagaaaaaagaaaataaatgataGCTCTCAGGACCAGTAGACAAAGCAAAGCTGATAATGTTCTTACCCTTACAATACCCGCAACAAAAGCTCCACAGTTGAATGCACCCATATCTTTTGGAATTGAAATGAATCTAAAATGCATATCCgccaaaaatgaaatataagAGTTACAAGAGCAAGTAGACGATAGAAAATATTTGCAATGCTTCAGTAAAAATCACCTATTGACAAGGAGCTCCTTCTCACTAATCATATATTCATCTTCATGTTCAGTGCCTTTCTCAAGTGAGTCAGCAACCTGGTATACAAGAACGAAAATGTTTCACTTAGTTCAACTGTCCAACAATGTTGTGTTAGAGGAATAGGTAATGGGCGGCTGAACCTATACATACACAATAACACAAAGGAAAAGCACGCGCTTCTAATCACCAAGCGAGAACTCTGAAACCATTTGTTAGCTTTTGACAAAATGGAATATCTCTTGTAATGAGAAAGTAGataaattaatgataaatttcaaaacaaattAAGAGATAATATCAACCAGGATTCAAGAGAAAAATATTGATTGTAGAGACAAGTAAAGAGGAGAATGTTAAAACTTCGAATACAGTAAGtttgaaaaatattgattgTAGAGACATTCAACTTGTTTGGACTGAggcgtagttgttgttgtataattttTTAGTTTAAAACAATTTTGATGAGTACCATGGGACCTttctcaagaaaggaaaatgtcTTCATCCCATGCGAAAATGGATTCAAAGTATCtccattctctttttattttacagaagatttgtagagcaAAGGAAAAATTATAAGATTTTTCTGAGTGGGTCCAACGGGAAAGtaattttcctcttctttcaCCCAAACCAAGCATAGTGAAAGAAACTTTAAAATCCTTTCCTTCGCTTCCCTATTTTCTTGCAAAAGGTTAATGCATCCATTGAGTGACAAAAGGAAGCATTCCTCCAAccccaaaattgatttttcccatATTTAGCGGATTCGTAAAGCCAGTCCAAACTAGTTTCCAATGGATGAAGGGCTTGATTTATATGATGTGAGAAGTATTAGTGCTAAAGTTTAGTTTCAAGCTTTTCTAATTTCTCCTTTTGCACTGAAAAATTTGCAGTCATTCCCACCCCACTGCCTAAAACCAAACATACATGTAAACACCAAACAAGAGAAAGCTAAAGTACAGTCCcccaagaaaacaaattaggaaATTCGTAGATAGATGGGAAAGGTGTTTAAGCAAAAAAGGGGAAGacagaaagaagaaaaagaagttgaCCTTCCCAAACAAAACCTTCCATACTGTGCTGTGTACAAATGATAATATACCCAGTAGTCGTGTCTCCCTTCTATTTCCCTGCAGCATTATGAAGATTTTAGAACAATCACTGTTCCACTGTGAAAATAAAGCTTGTCAACTAGTACTAGAAATGAACATCACAATTTGCTTGCTCAAACATTAGAAAGTAACTTATCCGATTTTATGTAATATTGCATTTGTCACCTATTAAAGCTGCCGTGATAGCAGCACTAGAAATCATATTCTCCTCTATAGTTTCCCATACTAAATTGTCAAAATCAAACGACCATggttgaaaaacatttctcatttCACGtaaacatgattatattcaaaATTACTGTAAGTAAATAAGCTAGAAGTATAGATTTCCGTGCCACATAGATTAAGTGGAAATAACTGGCTCAAAGAATTATCTGTTAGTCAAGATTTACTGATCTGACAACGGATATCTAGCATCTGGAAATGGAGTTGCTCTAAGTGAACAAGTTAAAAGCAACATATAAGAGTGGCAACTGCAGTTGAAGTAATACCTTTTCCCTATGGCAGAGGAGTTCCAATGTCCGTGCTCCAACAGAATATCCAGCATCCTCCAACCtattttccataaaatcatTAATATCCACCAGAACGAGTTTACAAAACCAGTGTGAAATCTGTGGCAACAGCAAAAACTCTTTCAAACTTATGAGGACAGAAAAATTTAAGCTCAAGTTCCTGGAAGATTCTTCTTATCATTTGATACTTTAAGCAGTTAGACTGATATTCAAACTCTTCTCTAAATTCCTTTTTAAAATGATCAGAGCATTTGTCAAGTATAAATCCCCTATATTTCCACGCGCAAGTACAGATGTCAGCAAAAATATCAATTTTGCGCCCAAGAGtatggcctagtggtcaatgaaatGGGTTCAAACCTTCGAGACCAAATCCCAGCAAAGACAAAATATTACTCGTAGGTGACTTTTTCCCATCTGCAGAGTCACCCAACACTTGTGCTGGTAGTGGTAGGACATAGTAGGCACCCAATGGAATAATCTATGTGCACAAGCTAGACGGACACCACCATTATAATAAAAGATACAACCTTATTCCTTTGATAAGGAAAGGTTTCAAGAAAATGGACGTAAAGGTATCAACCATGGCGTACAAGCAGTTAAAATATCTGATCCTCCCTTTCATTTGACACTAATAACATTGAgatgccaattttttttttttatattgacaTTATACCATGGAGATGACTCTTGAGCATTTAAAAGAAACAGTCAAATAAGAGAACTACAAAGGGCATCTCAAATACGTAGAGCAACACTAATGTAAAATGATCAATCAACCAACTAAGCCTCAACTCCAAAATAGTCAGTGTAGGATTCCCCCATAACCATTTTGCCCTATTCGGGTCCATTCAAATACCAGTATTTCTCTAAGTTCCACAGACATACAAGTCAATTTCCCTCTAATTTCAGCAATACAaaggcaacaacaacaacaactacggCTCAGTCTCAAACAAGTTGGGGTCGACTATATGAATCGCTATTTCTTCATTTAAGCTCATTTCATGATGAATCATCATAATTCAGCAAAACAAGagcaaattaacaacaacaacaaaataacagAGTTCTTGAAAATCACCTTCGCTCTAATTCAGTAATGTTGTCCACTTGAGTCTGATTGTACTGAACAAGCTCCGAAAACAAGAAAGCAAAACCACTCAAACTAACCTGCAAAAGACCTCAATCACTAATCTGCAAAATTATATCCCCCCTCACCCCCACGCCACTCCCCTCTAGctaaaaaagatttaaaattgGTAACATGGGTAAATGTTATTACGATctatagtgaaaaaaaaaaaaactgttccTTTTCTTCCCCCTAGctaaaaagatttaaaattgGCAACATGGGTCAATATTCCTTGGCGTAATTGGTAAATTTGCTGCCATGTGAccggaggtcacgggttcgagccatggaaacagcctcttgcagaaatgcagggTAAGGCTGTACAattgacccttgtggtccggcccttccccggacctgCGCATAGCAGAAgtttagtgcaccgggctgccctttatTAGGATCTATAgtgaaaaaactttttttttcttcccccTGGGTAAAAACATTTAAAATTGGTAACACGGGGTCAAATTTTATTAGGGTTTATAGTGAAAAAGaacttccccccccccccccccccccaatttttttttcttgaataaaattgagaaagatGTAAACTTGAAAAATGAAAGAAGTACCTCTAGCTAAAAAGATCTAAAATTGGTAATATGGGTCAAACTTCATCAGGGTTTATAGTGAAAAAagaacaccccccccccctttttttccttGAACAAAATTGAGTTTTTTTGTAGATATAAAGATGTAAACTTGAACAATGAAAGAAAAACTACCTCTAGctaaaaagatttaaaattgGTCATATGGGGTCAAATTTTATTAGGATCTATAGTGAAAAAGatatcctttttattttcttgaacaaaattgatttttcttcttgataTAAAGATGTAAAAATCTGACAAATGAAAGAAGAAGTACCTCTTGTTTGCCTTTACTGAGGAGTTTATCTAAGACATTTGTGTACTGCTTGATCTTCCCTACACTTATCACTAGTCTTCAAAGTATACCCcgccccccccccaaaaaaaaaaaaaaaacccctctagctaaaaaagattcaaaattGGTAACATGGATCAAATTTTATAGTAAAAAAGAAcccccttttttattttcttgaactaACATTAAACACAAAATTGAGTTTATTCTTTCTTGATATAAAGATGTAAAAAATTgcaaagaggaaaaagaaagtgTACCTCTTGTTTGCCTTTGCTAAGGGGTTTCTCAAGGACATTTGTGTACTGTTTGATCTTCCCTACACTTATCatcttttttccttcaactcttcacAGATCTCTCAGTACTGTAGTGTTCTCAGATTTTGTTACTCATAggaaaaattgaaaaggaagaccaaagatacaagagaaaatgaaaaagatggTCCTTCATGTTTGGGTAGTTTTAAAAGAGTCCACTAGATGTATTCTTGAGTAGTTTTGATCTGTTAATTTTGTAAATATGAGCACTTTTGGTCTCCTTTATATAGTTAATTTGgatgtaaataaaaaaaaaaaaaaaaatttggggtagGAGCAATCATTTTTTTGGGcatttataagttgttttcgttttattttgttttaaatctcctaattaatttatattttaagacaaaattaattttaaactcaaaaaaaaaaaaatagcttataataaagccaatccaaacgggctcttaaacAACTTTGGCGGTTAGAAGTTAGAACTACCGGAAAAAAGGTTAAACCAAAAAATGTAGGAaggtcttgtcaaatctcagAAATTACAATATTGAAAATTGCATGAGACACTGAAAATATACTACTGCACCAAATATTAAAAGTAGgctaaaataacaaaatttgCGAAAACTACACCTTCAACTGTAAGTTTCAATTAGATCTAACAATAGAGTTTTCATTCTctatttttatcaaaaaatgaGATATTTTTGGTCTTTGTTATATAATCAATTAACTTTGGTTTTTAGATTCAATGGAAATAACAGGGATAAAAAGAGCTAACTAAAAATATCAATAAAGTCTCGTCAAATCTAAAAACCACAACATCAAATTACACTAGACACCAAAAATAGCATACACGCATAATACCAAACACTAAAGTTAgaccaaaataaaagaaattgcaaaaattacaccttttaatatAAGTTTCTACTAAATTTAATCACTAGAATTTATTAAATACTTGacggaaattaaaaaaaaaaaaaaattgtattattAGTCTTTTTTAGAGCTTTTATGATACTAcaatagtttttattttatggtAACTCCAAAATGTACCTAACAGAGCTGTACCCCCATTGAGACCAAACTTTATGGACCAAACTATGTTTAATTTTAGCATTAATTTGCCACTTCAAAAGCAGCccatataaaaatcatattttttttatttcattatccACTCACTCATTCATTACTAGCAAACTGATGATAACAGATTGCTAAAAAATCCAAGTAGGATTATCACAACTATGGCTTCAACATCTCTTCTACTTCCACTCAGTAAGCTCCACTAAATCTTCATAACATTAAAATTTagctcttttattttttttttttttttaatcattatgttgtgttcttgtatataaagGTTCATCATTATCTACAAATTTGTACATTAAATCTTCacaacattaattatttttactcTTTTTGCAAATTCAATTATGTACTCATTTGCTTTTTTCAGTTCTTATTATTCTCATTTTGCTATGTTCTTGTATATAAAGGTTCAATTTTTTCTACAAATTTGTCCAAGAATCATCATCAAACAATTGAAAACCCCCAAATCTTTATGGAAAAATCcttggtagggagcgcttcccccCAAATGGGGTCCTACGCGGCGCGAATTCGGATATAGTCGGGCTCCAATGCGGGTAACGGAGACCgggcggaaaaaaaaaaaaaaaaaaaaagaaaccccCAAATCATCATTAAAGTTTTGCTCTTTTGGAATTCAATTTTATATCCATTTGCTcctgcagtttttttttttttttctcctcattttGCTTTGTTCTTGTATCATACTAGTAGTCATAGTATTGCTCTTATAGTTTCTTGTTCTTTGGTTTCTGctactatatgttgtttcttgtactttgattatcttatttatctgtggtagctactgctcctttttttttatttgctttattatggcttatttactttcgttatttcctttttcatacTGTTTTGAATTGTTTGTCCTTATaccgagggtctatcagaaacaacgTCTCTatctcccaaggtaggggtaaggtctgcatacactctacccaTCCCCAGACCCTACCTTGTGGTAtttcactggatatgttgttgtttgcTATGTTCTTGTATAAAGGTTCAGTCTTTTCTATAAATTTGTCCAAGAATCATCGTCCAATAATAGGAAAACCCCAAATCGTCATTAAAATTTTGCTCTTTTCCAGAACTCTATATGATATCCATTTGcttttgcacttttttttttctttttttctttttttttctcattttgctatattcttgtatataaaggtTCAATTTTTTCTACAAATTTGTCCAAGAATCATCATCAAACAATTGGAAGAACCCAAATTCGAAGTGGGTTTACGAGGAAATGCGTTTCAGTATTTCGAGTACAAGCGAATTCAATCGGTACTACTGAAGAAGCTGAAGGGTACAACATAACTAAGCGCAGAGACTTATTAATGGGGTTGGGGTTTTGTATGGTTTCAAGTTTCTTGGTGGGTTCTACTTATGCTGAGGCAGCTGGATTGCCACCGGAGGAAAAACCAAAACTTGTGTGATGCTACATGTGAGAAAGAGCTTGAAAATGTATGGTGAGGTTATTTAGCTCCCTCTCATTTCTACTACTCTTATTTTGTTctcatttatttatttcctTCGTTTCAATTTTTGTGGCGTAGTTTGGTTGGGCATGAAGTTTAACAAAGAAAGACGGACTTTTGAAACTTTTGTCTTGAACATGGAATGAGATTTATGCGGCTATAAAAGCATGTTTGTAACGGtgaaaatgagaagtttaaagttaaattaggAAAGGTGTCATTCATTTTGAAACATGCTAATAAGGAAATAGTGCTGCATAAAAGGGAGCGGAGGGAGGGGTAGTTCTGGTCAATTTTCTACTTCCATCATAACCTATGTTCAAGGTTTGCAATCGATAGCTTCCGCATAACGCCTTGTTATTTCGAACCCAACAACAAATATCGTCGGGTATGTGAGAAAGAGCTTGAAAATGTATGGTGAGGTTATTTGGCTCCCTCTCATTTAAACTCTTGATACTTGTTGTCGTTTATTTACTTCCTTCGTTTCAATTGATGTGACATAGTTTGATTGgtcacaaagtttaagaaagaaagactgaGTTTTGAAACTTATTCTCTTATGCATGACATCAGATTTATGTGGCTATAAAAGCATGTCAGTAACAatgaaaatgagaagtttaaagttaaactGGGAAAGGTATCATTCGTTTTGAAACAGACTAATAAGTAGATAATCCGTAGTGGTAGTTATGGTCAATTTTCTACTCCATCCGTCataacctatgttgctcggattcttaaaaatattccgaggCGGTGGTGCAGAATCGGAGGGTCCAAACAACATAGATCATAACTTATATAACGACATATGAGTGATTTTAGATGTTAATTTTTTGGCATAATATTAAACAGTTTCGACCGGTATGCCTcatttgggtgtgcacaagtggGCACCTCAACTTATATAAAgctaaacacataaacacaaatGCCGACAACGATGTGGCACGTAACTTATATAATGATCATTTTATGAGTGAGTGAGTAATTTTAGATGTTAATTTTTAAATGTAGCTTGTTTATGTAAAGCACTTGTATGTTAGAGGGGTCgaggcgaatctaggattttTAGAACATGAGTTCACCACTACATGTGTTAAGTGGGAATTGATCCCTAGTCCtctaggtaaataactcaaccttcaaccaagtgcaccatttaGCCTTCCTGTAGCATGGATTCCAATAGGTAATATTATaccaattttagaaaatatattcataaaattccaattttacggAGAGACCATGAATTCACGTGCCCCAAATTTCCTACCTAAATTCGCCCCTGCTTGGGGTTATGGATTTTCAGTTTATGGGAGTAGTATGGTATCCATTGTTGGGGAGAAAACCACCCATTTGATTGAACACGTTGCCCATCAAATTTTACCTCTTACATGCAGGAAGAAAATTTGAGCTAAAGCAGTGACTTAAAAATTGGCATCATAGTCAAAGTTTAAAATTTGGAGAGTTAAGTGACTTTGAACTCTTGAAAGTTGTGAAATTTGTATAAGATAATATTACAAGCGGAATGATGTTAAATACTTTGAGATGTCCCAATATGAGAATTGTGTAATATAAAAGGGAGGGATTTATTCAATAAACAAAGAACCTTGTGAAGGAAATTGATGTCATCTCTCTTAATAGTTGACTTCTGCCAATTTGGATATGTTTATCTGCCATTAATATCCTGGTCTTTGCCAGTGCCTACCCAGGATTCAATTTCCCAAACACCAGTTTACTTTGCAGTACTAGTTCTTAACAGCCCCAAAGAAAACATGTTTACCTGTGGCAAAT contains:
- the LOC132060352 gene encoding uncharacterized protein LOC132060352 isoform X1, which translates into the protein MISVGKIKQYTNVLEKPLSKGKQEVSLSGFAFLFSELVQYNQTQVDNITELERRLEDAGYSVGARTLELLCHREKGNRRETRLLGILSFVHSTVWKVLFGKVADSLEKGTEHEDEYMISEKELLVNRFISIPKDMGAFNCGAFVAGIVRGVLENAGFPAVVTAHFVPVEGQHRPRTTILIKFAEEPVQVLRREATLG
- the LOC132060352 gene encoding uncharacterized protein LOC132060352 isoform X2 — its product is MISVGKIKQYTNVLEKPLSKGKQEVSLSGFAFLFSELVQYNQTQVDNITELERRLEDAGYSVGARTLELLCHREKGNRRETRLLGILSFVHSTVWKVLFGKVADSLEKGTEHEDEYMISEKELLVNRFISIPKDMGAFNCGAFVAGIVRGVLENAGFPAVVTAHFVPVEGQHRPRTTILIKFAEEVLRREATLG